A window of Mixophyes fleayi isolate aMixFle1 chromosome 10, aMixFle1.hap1, whole genome shotgun sequence contains these coding sequences:
- the PRR33 gene encoding proline-rich protein 33, protein MLLTVTPLENPGPPSPAPPPTAPKPKKDNARLQRLLRKAAKRSNVQPSPTQPHKAFRSTLSPVSEADLESLSPTAALQKHQPLTLNLPTRFPTRQATRVPSPYPKQRGFTFTVVEQHSLNQYLSPSPVPEPSSSPRPIVTSTHNTTFLYPTGGNTPVHASVEVNANDTPWPCTPQTKPNLNISDPPVIIVHKTIQKNTGLISPIADMKVEKRQSDPIVLNTESGSCTPKDGDVSLSKAPGCFRSVPKIPEGPLFVQQEPTHTSVGCSSLSLDNKPTQQLATCPTPLVTANKGIVRECSRVVEISCSTSLPSGSNKTITEVKTTDSTNGRSEVTLKSLPAKVTSSPNIAGSTHATTVTDSSTTSGKLPNSEDLLKTPERPKPPRKKPGGGWARLVKHLTVEPEELKFPEPQKAEGKDEKTGGDVGATTEGIQQSKGLRANRMWDALLYHMATSTKGLEKPGSAVPPPLPFLRSRLPLLLHRPRFDARKLKEAASRPLRRVTAFFHKRITEKEKAPSSFNRVASGWSIRGEEDEQQKGVGEKIIDGELKE, encoded by the coding sequence ATGCTGCTGACAGTGACACCCTTGGAAAACCCAGGGCCTCCTTCTCCTGCGCCACCTCCAACTGCTCCGAAGCCAAAGAAAGACAATGCACGTCTCCAGCGCCTCCTGCGGAAGGCTGCGAAGAGAAGTAACGTACAGCCCTCTCCGACACAGCCTCATAAAGCCTTCCGCTCCACTCTGTCTCCTGTCAGTGAAGCGGATTTGGAGAGCCTTTCACCTACTGCTGCTCTCCAGAAACACCAGCCTCTTACCCTTAATCTGCCGACTCGCTTTCCAACCCGGCAAGCAACCCGTGTGCCCTCTCCTTATCCGAAGCAGCGTGGCTTCACATTCACCGTGGTTGAGCAGCACAGTCTGAATCAATATCTCAGTCCTAGCCCAGTTCCTGAACCATCCTCGTCACCCCGCCCTATTGTAACTAGCACACATAACACTACGTTTCTTTACCCCACAGGAGGAAACACCCCTGTCCATGCATCAGTAGAGGTGAATGCCAATGACACTCCATGGCCTTGCACACCACAAACCAAACCAAACCTCAATATTTCTGATCCCCCTGTCATCATTGTACACAAGACAATTCAAAAAAACACTGGACTCATCTCCCCAATTGCAGATATGAAAGTGGAAAAAAGACAAAGTGATCCAATTGTCTTAAATACAGAAAGTGGTTCTTGCACACCAAAAGATGGCGATGTAAGTTTATCAAAAGCTCCTGGCTGCTTCAGATCTGTACCCAAGATACCGGAGGGCCCTTTGTTTGTTCAGCAAGAGCCCACTCACACATCAGTTGGCTGTAGCTCTCTTAGTTTAGATAATAAACCAACACAGCAGCTAGCCACATGCCCGACACCTTTGGTGACTGCTAATAAAGGGATTGTACGTGAGTGCTCCAGGGTTGTGGAGATTTCATGCAGCACATCTCTCCCTTCAGGGTCAAACAAGACCATCACTGAAGTGAAAACCACAGATTCAACTAATGGAAGGTCAGAAGTCACACTAAAAAGCCTTCCTGCTAAAGTCACAAGCTCTCCAAATATTGCTGGATCTACTCATGCAACCACAGTCACAGACAGTTCAACTACTTCAGGAAAGCTTCCTAACTCAGAGGACCTCCTGAAAACTCCTGAGCGGCCAAAGCCACCCAGGAAGAAGCCTGGTGGAGGGTGGGCAAGACTTGTCAAGCACCTTACGGTTGAGCCAGAAGAACTAAAATTTCCTGAACCCCAGAAAGCAGAGGGAAAAGATGAGAAAACAGGAGGTGATGTTGGGGCAACTACTGAAGGGATTCAACAAAGCAAGGGGCTTCGTGCCAACAGGATGTGGGATGCCCTTCTCTACCATATGGCCACATCCACCAAGGGGCTAGAGAAGCCAGGATCAGCAGTCCCACCTCCACTTCCATTTCTGCGCTCCCGTTTGCCTCTCCTCCTGCACCGGCCTCGGTTTGATGCCCGAAAGCTGAAGGAGGCCGCATCCCGGCCTCTGCGCAGAGTGACCGCTTTCTTCCATAAGAGAATCACAGAGAAAGAGAAAGCTCCAAGCAGTTTTAACAGGGTCGCCTCTGGCTGGAGCATTCGAGGGGAGGAGGACGAGCAGCAGAAAGGGGTGGGAGAGAAAATAATCGATGGTGAATTGAAAGAGTGA